The DNA sequence CCTCCACCGTACCCCGCTGCCCGGGCTGCAGGATGGCGTTGCCTCCCAGGGCGATCACCACAAGCTCCTTAGCCACTTCCCTTTCCTCCTGCTGCCCCTATTCTCCCCGCCCCGTCACACCGGCTCGTCCCGCCGCCCCATCGCGCCGCCCCGCCGCGCCGCCAGGGCGGAAGCCCGCCCTGGCTGCAGCGACCTGGACGCGGCTATATGCCGGGAGCCCACGCTTGCATGATGCTGGCCAGTCCGGTGGCGCCACATGGCGGGCACCGGCCAGCGCCGGGGCGGGACGGGGGCTCACTGCATGATGAGGGCCATCACGGCCTTCTGGGCATGCAATCTGTTTTCCGCCTCGTCGAACACCACCGAGTTGGGACCGTCGATGACCTCGTCGGTGACCTCAAAGCCCCGGTCGGCGGGCAGGCAGTGCATGTACAGCACATCAGGCCGGGCCAGCTTAAGGGTATCCTCGTCGCAAATCCAGTGCTTGTTGGCATCGAACAGCTTCCCCACGGCGTCCCAGTCCGCTGCCCTGGCCTGGGGCGGGATGTGCTTGAGCACCCCCCAGCACTTGGGATACACCACGTCGGCATCGCGGAAGGCCTTCTTCATGTCGTGGACGATTTCGAAGGTGCCCCCGAACCTGCGCTGGTTCTCCTTCACCTTCTCGATCACCCCGGGATCGAGCTCGAATCCCTCGGGGTGGGCCAGCACGATGTCCATGCCGAAGAAGCTGGAGATGGCCACGGCGCTCTGGGGAACCGCCACCGGCTTCTCCACGCTGGGGGAGTATGCCCAGCTCACCACGACCTTCTTACCCTTCAGGTCACCCAGCTTCTCCTTCATGGTCATGATGTCCGCCATGGCCTGGCACGGGTGCCACATGTCGTCTTCCATGTTGATGACCGGGATGGTGGCCCAGCGGGCAAACTCCCGGATGTACTCATTGCCCCGGCCGTAAACCCAGCCGGTGGGCTTGCCGTAAATGCGGATGGCGATGGCGTCGCCGTAGCGGGACAGCACCCGGGCCACGTCGGACACCCGCTCGGTGGTGTACGCCTTCTCCATCCCCTTGATGGCGGGAGTGTAGACCTTGTCCGCATCCAGATAGTTGGCGTGGCCGCCCAGCTGGGCGAACCCGGCCTCGAAGCTGTTGCGCGTGCGCAGGGACCGGTTGTAGAAGATCAGGAACAGGTTCTTGCCTTCCAGCAACCGGTGGGGCCGGCGCAGGGCATAGTCTTCCTTCAGCCGGAACGCCACCTCCAGGATGGTCTCCAGCTCCTCCCGGGTGAGCTCGAACTCGGAGATGAAGTCCCTTCCCTTGAACACATCTGTCTTCACGTTACCTCTTGTACCTCCTGTATGCCGGGTGGACGCGACCGTCCCCCTCGTGTTTCATCCCGGCTTACGCCCTTGCAAGTCCCGTGCCACCTCCCCGCGCGGCGAAATCCCTTGGCAGAGAGGCCCGTCACCCCGCACCGGCACCAGGTCGCGCCCGCAACGATCTTCTCAAGGTGAGAAATGAGAAGCACGCGCCTCGCACTCGGCCATGACCCGGTGGACGTCCACGGTCAGCAGGCGCCGCTCCAG is a window from the Bacillota bacterium genome containing:
- a CDS encoding N-acetylornithine carbamoyltransferase is translated as MKTDVFKGRDFISEFELTREELETILEVAFRLKEDYALRRPHRLLEGKNLFLIFYNRSLRTRNSFEAGFAQLGGHANYLDADKVYTPAIKGMEKAYTTERVSDVARVLSRYGDAIAIRIYGKPTGWVYGRGNEYIREFARWATIPVINMEDDMWHPCQAMADIMTMKEKLGDLKGKKVVVSWAYSPSVEKPVAVPQSAVAISSFFGMDIVLAHPEGFELDPGVIEKVKENQRRFGGTFEIVHDMKKAFRDADVVYPKCWGVLKHIPPQARAADWDAVGKLFDANKHWICDEDTLKLARPDVLYMHCLPADRGFEVTDEVIDGPNSVVFDEAENRLHAQKAVMALIMQ